In Callithrix jacchus isolate 240 chromosome 18, calJac240_pri, whole genome shotgun sequence, one DNA window encodes the following:
- the CRTC2 gene encoding CREB-regulated transcription coactivator 2 isoform X1, which yields MATSGANGPGSATSSASNPRKFSEKIALQKQRQAEETAAFEEVMMDIGSTRLQAQKLRLAYTRSSHYGGSLPNVNQIDSGLAEFQSPLHSPLDSSRSTRHHGLVERVQRDPRRMVSPLRRYPRHIDSSPYSPAYLSPPPESSWRRTMPWGNFPTEKGQLFRLPSALNRTSSDSALHTSVMNPSPQDTYPGSTPPSILPSRRGGILDGEMDPKVFLFQVPAIEENLLDDKHLLKPWDAKKLSSSSSRPRSCEVPGINIFPSPDQPANVPVLPPAMNTGGSLPDLTNLHFPPPLPTPLDPEETAYPSLSGGNSTSNLTHTMTHLGISGGMGLGPSYDVPGLHSPLSHPSLQSSLSNPNLQASLSSPQPQLQGSHSHPSLPASSLARHALPITSLGHPSLSAPALSSSSSSSSTSSPVLGAPTYPASTPGASPRHRRVPLSPLSLPAGPADARRSQQQLPKQFSPTMSPTLSSITQGVPLDTSKLPTDQRLPPYPYSPPNLVLPTQSHTPKSLQQPGLPSQSCSVQPSGGQPPGRQSHYGMLYPPGPSGHGQLSYHRPVSDFNLGNLEQFSMESPSTSLVLDPPGFSEGPGFLGGEGPMGGPQDPHTLNHQNLTHCSRHGSGPNVILAGDSSPGFSKEIAAALAGVPGFEVSAAGLELGLGLEDELRMEPLGLEGLNMLSDPCALLPDPAVEDSFRSDRLQ from the exons ATGGCGACGTCGGGGGCGAACGGGCCTGGCTCGGCCACATCCTCGGCTTCCAATCCGCGCAAATTTAGTGAGAAGATCGCGCTGCAGAAGCAGCGTCAGGCCGAGGAGACGGCGGCCTTCGAGGAGGTGATGATGGACATCGGCTCCACCCGG TTACAGGCACAAAAACTGCGACTGGCATACACAAGGAGTTCTCATTATGGTGGATCTCTGCCCAATGTTAACCAGATTGACTCTGGCCTGGCTGAGTTCCAG AGCCCCCTCCACTCACCTTTGGATTCATCTCGGAGCACTAGGCACCATGGGCTGGTGGAGCGGGTGCAGCGAGATCCCCGAAGAATGGTGTCCCCACTTCGCCGATACCCCCGCCACAT TGACAGCTCTCCCTACAGTCCTGCCTACTTATCTCCTCCCCCAGAGTCTAGCTGGCGAAG GACGATGCCCTGGGGCAATTTCCCTACAGAGAAGGGGCAGTTGTTTCGACTACCATCTGCACTTAACAG GACAAGCTCTGATTCTGCCCTTCACACAAGTGTGATGAACCCCAGTCCCCAGGATACCTACCCAGGCTCCACACCTCCCAGCATCCTGCCTAGCCGCCGTGGGG GTATTCTGGATGGTGAAATGGATCCCAAAG TCTTTCTCTTTCAAGTACCTGCTATTGAGGAGAATTTGCTAGATGACAAGCATTTGCTGAAGCCATGGGATGCTAAGAAG ctatcctcatcctcctcccgaCCTCGGTCCTGTGAAGTCCCTGGAATTAA CATCTTTCCATCTCCTGACCAGCCTGCCAATGTGCCTGTCCTCCCACCTGCCATGAACACGGGGGGCTCCCTACCTGACCTCACCAACCTGCACTTTCCCCCACCACTGCCCACCCCCCTGGACCCTGAAGAGACAGCCTACCCTAGCCTGAGTGGGGGCAACAGTACCTCCAATTTGACCCACACCATGACTCACCTGGGCATCAGCGGGGGCATGGGCCTGGGCCCAAGCTATGATGTACCAG GACTTCATTCACCTCTCAGCCACCCATCCCTGCAGTCTTCCCTAAGCAATCCCAACCTCCAGGCTTCCCTGAGCAGTCCTCAGCCCCAGCTCCAGGGCTCCCACAGCCACCCTTCTCTGCCTGCCTCCTCCTTGGCCCGGCATGCACTGCCCATCACCTCCTTGGGCCACCCCTCACTCAGTGCCCcagctctctcctcctcctcttcctcctcttccacttCATCCCCTGTTCTGGGTGCCCCCACTTACCCTGCTTCTACCCCTGGGGCCTCCCCCCGCCACCGCCGTGTGcccctcagccccctgagttTGCCCGCGGGCCCAGCCGACGCCAGAAGGTCCCAACAGCAGCTGCCCAAACAGTTTTCGCCAACAATGTCACCCACCTTGTCTTCCATCACTCAG GGCGTCCCCCTGGATACCAGTAAACTGCCCACTGACCAGCGGTTGCCCCCATACCCATACAGCCCCCCAAATCTGGTTCTGCCTACCCAGTCACATACCCCAAAGTCTTTACAGCAGCCAGGGCTGCCTTCTCAGTCTTGCTCAGTGCAGCCATCAGGTGGGCAGCCCCCAGGCAGGCAGTCTCATTATGGGATGCTGTACCCACCTGGGCCCAGTGGGCACGGGCAACTGTCTTACCACCGGCCAGTGAGTGACTTCAACCTGGGGAAT CTGGAGCAGTTCAGCATGGAGAGCCCATCAACCAGCCTGGTGCTGGATCCCCCTGGCTTTTCTGAAGGGCCTGGATTTTTAGGGGGTGAGGGGCCAATGGGTGGCCCCCAGGATCCCCACACCCTCAACCACCAGAACTTGACCCACTGTTCCCGCCATGGCTCAGGGCCTAACGTCATCCTCGCAG GGGACTCCTCTCCAGGTTTTTCTAAGGAAATTGCAgcagccctggctggagtgcctGGCTTTGAGGTGTCAGCAGCTGGCTTGGAGCTAGGGCTAGGGCTAGAAGATGAGCTGCGCATGGAGCCACTGGGCCTGGAAGGGCTAAACATGCTGAGTGACCCCTGTGCCCTGCTGCCCGATCCTGCTGTGGAGGATTCATTCCGCAGTGACCGGCTCCAGTGA
- the CRTC2 gene encoding CREB-regulated transcription coactivator 2 isoform X2 yields the protein MATSGANGPGSATSSASNPRKFSEKIALQKQRQAEETAAFEEVMMDIGSTRLQAQKLRLAYTRSSHYGGSLPNVNQIDSGLAEFQSPLHSPLDSSRSTRHHGLVERVQRDPRRMVSPLRRYPRHIDSSPYSPAYLSPPPESSWRRTMPWGNFPTEKGQLFRLPSALNRTSSDSALHTSVMNPSPQDTYPGSTPPSILPSRRGGILDGEMDPKVPAIEENLLDDKHLLKPWDAKKLSSSSSRPRSCEVPGINIFPSPDQPANVPVLPPAMNTGGSLPDLTNLHFPPPLPTPLDPEETAYPSLSGGNSTSNLTHTMTHLGISGGMGLGPSYDVPGLHSPLSHPSLQSSLSNPNLQASLSSPQPQLQGSHSHPSLPASSLARHALPITSLGHPSLSAPALSSSSSSSSTSSPVLGAPTYPASTPGASPRHRRVPLSPLSLPAGPADARRSQQQLPKQFSPTMSPTLSSITQGVPLDTSKLPTDQRLPPYPYSPPNLVLPTQSHTPKSLQQPGLPSQSCSVQPSGGQPPGRQSHYGMLYPPGPSGHGQLSYHRPVSDFNLGNLEQFSMESPSTSLVLDPPGFSEGPGFLGGEGPMGGPQDPHTLNHQNLTHCSRHGSGPNVILAGDSSPGFSKEIAAALAGVPGFEVSAAGLELGLGLEDELRMEPLGLEGLNMLSDPCALLPDPAVEDSFRSDRLQ from the exons ATGGCGACGTCGGGGGCGAACGGGCCTGGCTCGGCCACATCCTCGGCTTCCAATCCGCGCAAATTTAGTGAGAAGATCGCGCTGCAGAAGCAGCGTCAGGCCGAGGAGACGGCGGCCTTCGAGGAGGTGATGATGGACATCGGCTCCACCCGG TTACAGGCACAAAAACTGCGACTGGCATACACAAGGAGTTCTCATTATGGTGGATCTCTGCCCAATGTTAACCAGATTGACTCTGGCCTGGCTGAGTTCCAG AGCCCCCTCCACTCACCTTTGGATTCATCTCGGAGCACTAGGCACCATGGGCTGGTGGAGCGGGTGCAGCGAGATCCCCGAAGAATGGTGTCCCCACTTCGCCGATACCCCCGCCACAT TGACAGCTCTCCCTACAGTCCTGCCTACTTATCTCCTCCCCCAGAGTCTAGCTGGCGAAG GACGATGCCCTGGGGCAATTTCCCTACAGAGAAGGGGCAGTTGTTTCGACTACCATCTGCACTTAACAG GACAAGCTCTGATTCTGCCCTTCACACAAGTGTGATGAACCCCAGTCCCCAGGATACCTACCCAGGCTCCACACCTCCCAGCATCCTGCCTAGCCGCCGTGGGG GTATTCTGGATGGTGAAATGGATCCCAAAG TACCTGCTATTGAGGAGAATTTGCTAGATGACAAGCATTTGCTGAAGCCATGGGATGCTAAGAAG ctatcctcatcctcctcccgaCCTCGGTCCTGTGAAGTCCCTGGAATTAA CATCTTTCCATCTCCTGACCAGCCTGCCAATGTGCCTGTCCTCCCACCTGCCATGAACACGGGGGGCTCCCTACCTGACCTCACCAACCTGCACTTTCCCCCACCACTGCCCACCCCCCTGGACCCTGAAGAGACAGCCTACCCTAGCCTGAGTGGGGGCAACAGTACCTCCAATTTGACCCACACCATGACTCACCTGGGCATCAGCGGGGGCATGGGCCTGGGCCCAAGCTATGATGTACCAG GACTTCATTCACCTCTCAGCCACCCATCCCTGCAGTCTTCCCTAAGCAATCCCAACCTCCAGGCTTCCCTGAGCAGTCCTCAGCCCCAGCTCCAGGGCTCCCACAGCCACCCTTCTCTGCCTGCCTCCTCCTTGGCCCGGCATGCACTGCCCATCACCTCCTTGGGCCACCCCTCACTCAGTGCCCcagctctctcctcctcctcttcctcctcttccacttCATCCCCTGTTCTGGGTGCCCCCACTTACCCTGCTTCTACCCCTGGGGCCTCCCCCCGCCACCGCCGTGTGcccctcagccccctgagttTGCCCGCGGGCCCAGCCGACGCCAGAAGGTCCCAACAGCAGCTGCCCAAACAGTTTTCGCCAACAATGTCACCCACCTTGTCTTCCATCACTCAG GGCGTCCCCCTGGATACCAGTAAACTGCCCACTGACCAGCGGTTGCCCCCATACCCATACAGCCCCCCAAATCTGGTTCTGCCTACCCAGTCACATACCCCAAAGTCTTTACAGCAGCCAGGGCTGCCTTCTCAGTCTTGCTCAGTGCAGCCATCAGGTGGGCAGCCCCCAGGCAGGCAGTCTCATTATGGGATGCTGTACCCACCTGGGCCCAGTGGGCACGGGCAACTGTCTTACCACCGGCCAGTGAGTGACTTCAACCTGGGGAAT CTGGAGCAGTTCAGCATGGAGAGCCCATCAACCAGCCTGGTGCTGGATCCCCCTGGCTTTTCTGAAGGGCCTGGATTTTTAGGGGGTGAGGGGCCAATGGGTGGCCCCCAGGATCCCCACACCCTCAACCACCAGAACTTGACCCACTGTTCCCGCCATGGCTCAGGGCCTAACGTCATCCTCGCAG GGGACTCCTCTCCAGGTTTTTCTAAGGAAATTGCAgcagccctggctggagtgcctGGCTTTGAGGTGTCAGCAGCTGGCTTGGAGCTAGGGCTAGGGCTAGAAGATGAGCTGCGCATGGAGCCACTGGGCCTGGAAGGGCTAAACATGCTGAGTGACCCCTGTGCCCTGCTGCCCGATCCTGCTGTGGAGGATTCATTCCGCAGTGACCGGCTCCAGTGA
- the CRTC2 gene encoding CREB-regulated transcription coactivator 2 isoform X3 — MKSVSFRCRVTGDVKESRKQTAIPGGPRAQQLQAQKLRLAYTRSSHYGGSLPNVNQIDSGLAEFQSPLHSPLDSSRSTRHHGLVERVQRDPRRMVSPLRRYPRHIDSSPYSPAYLSPPPESSWRRTMPWGNFPTEKGQLFRLPSALNRTSSDSALHTSVMNPSPQDTYPGSTPPSILPSRRGGILDGEMDPKVFLFQVPAIEENLLDDKHLLKPWDAKKLSSSSSRPRSCEVPGINIFPSPDQPANVPVLPPAMNTGGSLPDLTNLHFPPPLPTPLDPEETAYPSLSGGNSTSNLTHTMTHLGISGGMGLGPSYDVPGLHSPLSHPSLQSSLSNPNLQASLSSPQPQLQGSHSHPSLPASSLARHALPITSLGHPSLSAPALSSSSSSSSTSSPVLGAPTYPASTPGASPRHRRVPLSPLSLPAGPADARRSQQQLPKQFSPTMSPTLSSITQGVPLDTSKLPTDQRLPPYPYSPPNLVLPTQSHTPKSLQQPGLPSQSCSVQPSGGQPPGRQSHYGMLYPPGPSGHGQLSYHRPVSDFNLGNLEQFSMESPSTSLVLDPPGFSEGPGFLGGEGPMGGPQDPHTLNHQNLTHCSRHGSGPNVILAGDSSPGFSKEIAAALAGVPGFEVSAAGLELGLGLEDELRMEPLGLEGLNMLSDPCALLPDPAVEDSFRSDRLQ; from the exons ATGAAGTCCGTTTCCTTCCGGTGCCGTGTGACTGGGGACGTGAAGGAGTCTCGTAAACAAACTGCAATTCCCGGCGGCCCCCGCGCGCAACAG TTACAGGCACAAAAACTGCGACTGGCATACACAAGGAGTTCTCATTATGGTGGATCTCTGCCCAATGTTAACCAGATTGACTCTGGCCTGGCTGAGTTCCAG AGCCCCCTCCACTCACCTTTGGATTCATCTCGGAGCACTAGGCACCATGGGCTGGTGGAGCGGGTGCAGCGAGATCCCCGAAGAATGGTGTCCCCACTTCGCCGATACCCCCGCCACAT TGACAGCTCTCCCTACAGTCCTGCCTACTTATCTCCTCCCCCAGAGTCTAGCTGGCGAAG GACGATGCCCTGGGGCAATTTCCCTACAGAGAAGGGGCAGTTGTTTCGACTACCATCTGCACTTAACAG GACAAGCTCTGATTCTGCCCTTCACACAAGTGTGATGAACCCCAGTCCCCAGGATACCTACCCAGGCTCCACACCTCCCAGCATCCTGCCTAGCCGCCGTGGGG GTATTCTGGATGGTGAAATGGATCCCAAAG TCTTTCTCTTTCAAGTACCTGCTATTGAGGAGAATTTGCTAGATGACAAGCATTTGCTGAAGCCATGGGATGCTAAGAAG ctatcctcatcctcctcccgaCCTCGGTCCTGTGAAGTCCCTGGAATTAA CATCTTTCCATCTCCTGACCAGCCTGCCAATGTGCCTGTCCTCCCACCTGCCATGAACACGGGGGGCTCCCTACCTGACCTCACCAACCTGCACTTTCCCCCACCACTGCCCACCCCCCTGGACCCTGAAGAGACAGCCTACCCTAGCCTGAGTGGGGGCAACAGTACCTCCAATTTGACCCACACCATGACTCACCTGGGCATCAGCGGGGGCATGGGCCTGGGCCCAAGCTATGATGTACCAG GACTTCATTCACCTCTCAGCCACCCATCCCTGCAGTCTTCCCTAAGCAATCCCAACCTCCAGGCTTCCCTGAGCAGTCCTCAGCCCCAGCTCCAGGGCTCCCACAGCCACCCTTCTCTGCCTGCCTCCTCCTTGGCCCGGCATGCACTGCCCATCACCTCCTTGGGCCACCCCTCACTCAGTGCCCcagctctctcctcctcctcttcctcctcttccacttCATCCCCTGTTCTGGGTGCCCCCACTTACCCTGCTTCTACCCCTGGGGCCTCCCCCCGCCACCGCCGTGTGcccctcagccccctgagttTGCCCGCGGGCCCAGCCGACGCCAGAAGGTCCCAACAGCAGCTGCCCAAACAGTTTTCGCCAACAATGTCACCCACCTTGTCTTCCATCACTCAG GGCGTCCCCCTGGATACCAGTAAACTGCCCACTGACCAGCGGTTGCCCCCATACCCATACAGCCCCCCAAATCTGGTTCTGCCTACCCAGTCACATACCCCAAAGTCTTTACAGCAGCCAGGGCTGCCTTCTCAGTCTTGCTCAGTGCAGCCATCAGGTGGGCAGCCCCCAGGCAGGCAGTCTCATTATGGGATGCTGTACCCACCTGGGCCCAGTGGGCACGGGCAACTGTCTTACCACCGGCCAGTGAGTGACTTCAACCTGGGGAAT CTGGAGCAGTTCAGCATGGAGAGCCCATCAACCAGCCTGGTGCTGGATCCCCCTGGCTTTTCTGAAGGGCCTGGATTTTTAGGGGGTGAGGGGCCAATGGGTGGCCCCCAGGATCCCCACACCCTCAACCACCAGAACTTGACCCACTGTTCCCGCCATGGCTCAGGGCCTAACGTCATCCTCGCAG GGGACTCCTCTCCAGGTTTTTCTAAGGAAATTGCAgcagccctggctggagtgcctGGCTTTGAGGTGTCAGCAGCTGGCTTGGAGCTAGGGCTAGGGCTAGAAGATGAGCTGCGCATGGAGCCACTGGGCCTGGAAGGGCTAAACATGCTGAGTGACCCCTGTGCCCTGCTGCCCGATCCTGCTGTGGAGGATTCATTCCGCAGTGACCGGCTCCAGTGA
- the CRTC2 gene encoding CREB-regulated transcription coactivator 2 isoform X4: MATSGANGPGSATSSASNPRKFSEKIALQKQRQAEETAAFEEVMMDIGSTRLQAQKLRLAYTRSSHYGGSLPNVNQIDSGLAEFQSPLHSPLDSSRSTRHHGLVERVQRDPRRMVSPLRRYPRHIDSSPYSPAYLSPPPESSWRRTSSDSALHTSVMNPSPQDTYPGSTPPSILPSRRGGILDGEMDPKVFLFQVPAIEENLLDDKHLLKPWDAKKLSSSSSRPRSCEVPGINIFPSPDQPANVPVLPPAMNTGGSLPDLTNLHFPPPLPTPLDPEETAYPSLSGGNSTSNLTHTMTHLGISGGMGLGPSYDVPGLHSPLSHPSLQSSLSNPNLQASLSSPQPQLQGSHSHPSLPASSLARHALPITSLGHPSLSAPALSSSSSSSSTSSPVLGAPTYPASTPGASPRHRRVPLSPLSLPAGPADARRSQQQLPKQFSPTMSPTLSSITQGVPLDTSKLPTDQRLPPYPYSPPNLVLPTQSHTPKSLQQPGLPSQSCSVQPSGGQPPGRQSHYGMLYPPGPSGHGQLSYHRPVSDFNLGNLEQFSMESPSTSLVLDPPGFSEGPGFLGGEGPMGGPQDPHTLNHQNLTHCSRHGSGPNVILAGDSSPGFSKEIAAALAGVPGFEVSAAGLELGLGLEDELRMEPLGLEGLNMLSDPCALLPDPAVEDSFRSDRLQ, from the exons ATGGCGACGTCGGGGGCGAACGGGCCTGGCTCGGCCACATCCTCGGCTTCCAATCCGCGCAAATTTAGTGAGAAGATCGCGCTGCAGAAGCAGCGTCAGGCCGAGGAGACGGCGGCCTTCGAGGAGGTGATGATGGACATCGGCTCCACCCGG TTACAGGCACAAAAACTGCGACTGGCATACACAAGGAGTTCTCATTATGGTGGATCTCTGCCCAATGTTAACCAGATTGACTCTGGCCTGGCTGAGTTCCAG AGCCCCCTCCACTCACCTTTGGATTCATCTCGGAGCACTAGGCACCATGGGCTGGTGGAGCGGGTGCAGCGAGATCCCCGAAGAATGGTGTCCCCACTTCGCCGATACCCCCGCCACAT TGACAGCTCTCCCTACAGTCCTGCCTACTTATCTCCTCCCCCAGAGTCTAGCTGGCGAAG GACAAGCTCTGATTCTGCCCTTCACACAAGTGTGATGAACCCCAGTCCCCAGGATACCTACCCAGGCTCCACACCTCCCAGCATCCTGCCTAGCCGCCGTGGGG GTATTCTGGATGGTGAAATGGATCCCAAAG TCTTTCTCTTTCAAGTACCTGCTATTGAGGAGAATTTGCTAGATGACAAGCATTTGCTGAAGCCATGGGATGCTAAGAAG ctatcctcatcctcctcccgaCCTCGGTCCTGTGAAGTCCCTGGAATTAA CATCTTTCCATCTCCTGACCAGCCTGCCAATGTGCCTGTCCTCCCACCTGCCATGAACACGGGGGGCTCCCTACCTGACCTCACCAACCTGCACTTTCCCCCACCACTGCCCACCCCCCTGGACCCTGAAGAGACAGCCTACCCTAGCCTGAGTGGGGGCAACAGTACCTCCAATTTGACCCACACCATGACTCACCTGGGCATCAGCGGGGGCATGGGCCTGGGCCCAAGCTATGATGTACCAG GACTTCATTCACCTCTCAGCCACCCATCCCTGCAGTCTTCCCTAAGCAATCCCAACCTCCAGGCTTCCCTGAGCAGTCCTCAGCCCCAGCTCCAGGGCTCCCACAGCCACCCTTCTCTGCCTGCCTCCTCCTTGGCCCGGCATGCACTGCCCATCACCTCCTTGGGCCACCCCTCACTCAGTGCCCcagctctctcctcctcctcttcctcctcttccacttCATCCCCTGTTCTGGGTGCCCCCACTTACCCTGCTTCTACCCCTGGGGCCTCCCCCCGCCACCGCCGTGTGcccctcagccccctgagttTGCCCGCGGGCCCAGCCGACGCCAGAAGGTCCCAACAGCAGCTGCCCAAACAGTTTTCGCCAACAATGTCACCCACCTTGTCTTCCATCACTCAG GGCGTCCCCCTGGATACCAGTAAACTGCCCACTGACCAGCGGTTGCCCCCATACCCATACAGCCCCCCAAATCTGGTTCTGCCTACCCAGTCACATACCCCAAAGTCTTTACAGCAGCCAGGGCTGCCTTCTCAGTCTTGCTCAGTGCAGCCATCAGGTGGGCAGCCCCCAGGCAGGCAGTCTCATTATGGGATGCTGTACCCACCTGGGCCCAGTGGGCACGGGCAACTGTCTTACCACCGGCCAGTGAGTGACTTCAACCTGGGGAAT CTGGAGCAGTTCAGCATGGAGAGCCCATCAACCAGCCTGGTGCTGGATCCCCCTGGCTTTTCTGAAGGGCCTGGATTTTTAGGGGGTGAGGGGCCAATGGGTGGCCCCCAGGATCCCCACACCCTCAACCACCAGAACTTGACCCACTGTTCCCGCCATGGCTCAGGGCCTAACGTCATCCTCGCAG GGGACTCCTCTCCAGGTTTTTCTAAGGAAATTGCAgcagccctggctggagtgcctGGCTTTGAGGTGTCAGCAGCTGGCTTGGAGCTAGGGCTAGGGCTAGAAGATGAGCTGCGCATGGAGCCACTGGGCCTGGAAGGGCTAAACATGCTGAGTGACCCCTGTGCCCTGCTGCCCGATCCTGCTGTGGAGGATTCATTCCGCAGTGACCGGCTCCAGTGA
- the CRTC2 gene encoding CREB-regulated transcription coactivator 2 isoform X5 has translation MATSGANGPGSATSSASNPRKFSEKIALQKQRQAEETAAFEEVMMDIGSTRLQAQKLRLAYTRSSHYGGSLPNVNQIDSGLAEFQSPLHSPLDSSRSTRHHGLVERVQRDPRRMVSPLRRYPRHIDSSPYSPAYLSPPPESSWRRTSSDSALHTSVMNPSPQDTYPGSTPPSILPSRRGGILDGEMDPKVPAIEENLLDDKHLLKPWDAKKLSSSSSRPRSCEVPGINIFPSPDQPANVPVLPPAMNTGGSLPDLTNLHFPPPLPTPLDPEETAYPSLSGGNSTSNLTHTMTHLGISGGMGLGPSYDVPGLHSPLSHPSLQSSLSNPNLQASLSSPQPQLQGSHSHPSLPASSLARHALPITSLGHPSLSAPALSSSSSSSSTSSPVLGAPTYPASTPGASPRHRRVPLSPLSLPAGPADARRSQQQLPKQFSPTMSPTLSSITQGVPLDTSKLPTDQRLPPYPYSPPNLVLPTQSHTPKSLQQPGLPSQSCSVQPSGGQPPGRQSHYGMLYPPGPSGHGQLSYHRPVSDFNLGNLEQFSMESPSTSLVLDPPGFSEGPGFLGGEGPMGGPQDPHTLNHQNLTHCSRHGSGPNVILAGDSSPGFSKEIAAALAGVPGFEVSAAGLELGLGLEDELRMEPLGLEGLNMLSDPCALLPDPAVEDSFRSDRLQ, from the exons ATGGCGACGTCGGGGGCGAACGGGCCTGGCTCGGCCACATCCTCGGCTTCCAATCCGCGCAAATTTAGTGAGAAGATCGCGCTGCAGAAGCAGCGTCAGGCCGAGGAGACGGCGGCCTTCGAGGAGGTGATGATGGACATCGGCTCCACCCGG TTACAGGCACAAAAACTGCGACTGGCATACACAAGGAGTTCTCATTATGGTGGATCTCTGCCCAATGTTAACCAGATTGACTCTGGCCTGGCTGAGTTCCAG AGCCCCCTCCACTCACCTTTGGATTCATCTCGGAGCACTAGGCACCATGGGCTGGTGGAGCGGGTGCAGCGAGATCCCCGAAGAATGGTGTCCCCACTTCGCCGATACCCCCGCCACAT TGACAGCTCTCCCTACAGTCCTGCCTACTTATCTCCTCCCCCAGAGTCTAGCTGGCGAAG GACAAGCTCTGATTCTGCCCTTCACACAAGTGTGATGAACCCCAGTCCCCAGGATACCTACCCAGGCTCCACACCTCCCAGCATCCTGCCTAGCCGCCGTGGGG GTATTCTGGATGGTGAAATGGATCCCAAAG TACCTGCTATTGAGGAGAATTTGCTAGATGACAAGCATTTGCTGAAGCCATGGGATGCTAAGAAG ctatcctcatcctcctcccgaCCTCGGTCCTGTGAAGTCCCTGGAATTAA CATCTTTCCATCTCCTGACCAGCCTGCCAATGTGCCTGTCCTCCCACCTGCCATGAACACGGGGGGCTCCCTACCTGACCTCACCAACCTGCACTTTCCCCCACCACTGCCCACCCCCCTGGACCCTGAAGAGACAGCCTACCCTAGCCTGAGTGGGGGCAACAGTACCTCCAATTTGACCCACACCATGACTCACCTGGGCATCAGCGGGGGCATGGGCCTGGGCCCAAGCTATGATGTACCAG GACTTCATTCACCTCTCAGCCACCCATCCCTGCAGTCTTCCCTAAGCAATCCCAACCTCCAGGCTTCCCTGAGCAGTCCTCAGCCCCAGCTCCAGGGCTCCCACAGCCACCCTTCTCTGCCTGCCTCCTCCTTGGCCCGGCATGCACTGCCCATCACCTCCTTGGGCCACCCCTCACTCAGTGCCCcagctctctcctcctcctcttcctcctcttccacttCATCCCCTGTTCTGGGTGCCCCCACTTACCCTGCTTCTACCCCTGGGGCCTCCCCCCGCCACCGCCGTGTGcccctcagccccctgagttTGCCCGCGGGCCCAGCCGACGCCAGAAGGTCCCAACAGCAGCTGCCCAAACAGTTTTCGCCAACAATGTCACCCACCTTGTCTTCCATCACTCAG GGCGTCCCCCTGGATACCAGTAAACTGCCCACTGACCAGCGGTTGCCCCCATACCCATACAGCCCCCCAAATCTGGTTCTGCCTACCCAGTCACATACCCCAAAGTCTTTACAGCAGCCAGGGCTGCCTTCTCAGTCTTGCTCAGTGCAGCCATCAGGTGGGCAGCCCCCAGGCAGGCAGTCTCATTATGGGATGCTGTACCCACCTGGGCCCAGTGGGCACGGGCAACTGTCTTACCACCGGCCAGTGAGTGACTTCAACCTGGGGAAT CTGGAGCAGTTCAGCATGGAGAGCCCATCAACCAGCCTGGTGCTGGATCCCCCTGGCTTTTCTGAAGGGCCTGGATTTTTAGGGGGTGAGGGGCCAATGGGTGGCCCCCAGGATCCCCACACCCTCAACCACCAGAACTTGACCCACTGTTCCCGCCATGGCTCAGGGCCTAACGTCATCCTCGCAG GGGACTCCTCTCCAGGTTTTTCTAAGGAAATTGCAgcagccctggctggagtgcctGGCTTTGAGGTGTCAGCAGCTGGCTTGGAGCTAGGGCTAGGGCTAGAAGATGAGCTGCGCATGGAGCCACTGGGCCTGGAAGGGCTAAACATGCTGAGTGACCCCTGTGCCCTGCTGCCCGATCCTGCTGTGGAGGATTCATTCCGCAGTGACCGGCTCCAGTGA